One Oligoflexia bacterium genomic window, TGTTGAAAACCAGGAAATGCAAATGCCCCAAAACAAGTATCGTCAACTTGATTTTTTGCATTAGTAAGTTGAATTTTAAAAGTATCTTTTTTTTGGCCTTCAAATTTTTTTGATAAAATTTTTCCATAAAAAACTTTATTAGGCAAAAGTGGATTGTAAATCGCGACTTTTGCATTATGAGTTTTTGGAGGAACGCCTCCAAACCACTGGGCGCGCCACTGAGTCTTGGTGATTTTTTTTATCAAATGAAAACCAGGATGATCAGTGTGTGCCATCAAGGCAACTTTTTTAGATTTTTTAAGCGTTTGGGGTTTTGAAACTCCAGCGATGATGTTTCCCCATTTATCGATAAAATACGGAACTTTTAATCGATTCAGTTCTTTTTCAACGTATTGCAAAACCCAGTTTTCGCGGTACGGAGCCGTGGGGTTATCAAAAACTTCTTTTAAAACTCGTTCAACAGATTTTATGATCACAAATTATGCCCCCTAGGGTTTACAACTTAATGACTTTGGTAGAATGAGCATTTTTTCAAAAAAAGTCAGTTGTTGCGTTTTCTCAAGTACTGCTGAACCCTTATTTTTAATTTTCCTTAAAATTCGAGCCGTAGTTAATGAAACCACAGTAGCTGCGTATTGACTTCCATCTTTTTCCAATAAGTTAATACCGCGCCAAGCAACTGCATTGAAATTCTCAGCAGTTTGCACGACCTTATCTAAAGTCTTTGAGGTAACTTGTCCGTTTTCAAGCCAAGTTTGTGGAACATAAGTTTTGTTTGCTTTTTGATCTAAGTTAATTTGAGCTGCAATTCGCGAAAGCTCAAGAGCGATTCCTAAACTATCAGCTTCATGCAGTGGTACTTGGTCATGAGCTAAAATCATTGAATAAATTTGGGTAATGCAGCCTTTGGCATAATGACAGTATTCGATGAGATTAATTTCTTCTAGAGGCTGCTTAAAATATTCGCTTAAATGAACCCCAGTTAGAAAATCATTGAAAAATTTTTCTGGAATTTCATAACGCGAAATCGCCTGCTCAAGGGCAGGTTCTATGGCGTGATTAAAATACTTACGATCATGTTTATAGGCTCGTTTGATGATATCTTCGCATTTTTTAAAGTGCATTTGTTTTTGCCCAGGTGTGTGGGTGTTTTTCATACCATGGGTAGTAATCATGGTGAATGCGTGAGTTGCGTAGAGGGCCTGACGTTTTGCTTCGGGCAAAAACCTAAATAGATAGTAAAATGATTTAGAATAATGCTGCGTTATTTTACTGCAGACTTGATGGCTATGTTTATAATCTATTGAGTTCATTTATTATTTTTAATCTATGGAGGCATTGTTTTGCCAAGTAAAAGTACGAAGGTTCAATATCTTTCTATTTTAGGCTTGTTTGTGGCCACAATGGCTTGGGGGGCGAGCTTTTTCTTGGTTAAAACGGCCACAATGCAGGTAGGTATTTGGCCGTTTTTATGGTGGCGGTTTTTATGTTCCGTAATTTTAATTGCCATGATGTTTCCTAAACGCCTTTTAGCAAGTAAGCCCCCTGTCATGAGAGCGGGTGCAGTTGTAGGAGGTTTACTTTTTGGGGCTATCTGGACACAAACCTTGGGCCTTCAATATACAACTGCTGGAAGATCAGGTTTTATCACGGCACTGTATGTTCCTTTAACGCCCCTTATTGCATGGATTATATGGAAACAAAAAATAACTTTTAAACAAACCCTGGTAATGATTTTTGCACTTTTTGGACTCTATGTGCTTACACAGGGTGAGAATCTCGTCACAGGTTTTTTTGATTGGTTTAATACAATAAACACAGGTGATGCCTGGACAATACTTACAGCCCTTATCTGTGCACTTCATATTTTGGCGGTTGAGTATTATTCAAGGCGTGAGGCCGACAGTATTAACTTAGGGATTTGGCAATTTATTTGGTGTGCGATATGTGCTGGTGGAATTTCTTTATGGAGTTCTCATAAAACTGAAGATGTCTGGAACATTCTAAGTTGGTCACAAGAACCCCTATTGGCACTTTTTGTAACCGTCGTGTTTTCAACATGTTTTGGGTTTACAATGCAAATTATATGTCAAAAAACCATTGGGTCACTTAAGGCCGCATTGATTTTTGCACTTGAGGCGCCCTTTGCTATTATGTTTGCATTTTTGTTCATCGGTGAAAAAATGGGTACTCAAGAAGCAGTTGGCGCTTTAATTGTTTTTTTAACTAGTATCATTCCCGAGTCTTGGCTTATTAAGACACATAAATCGAAGGAGATAATTGTTCATGGCCCACTTTGAGTTTTCATCTGTACTTCCGTTTCCACGAGCCGATGTTTTTGAGTTTTCCACCGACCCTGAAAATCTCTCAAAAATTATGGTCGATTTTAAAATCGAAGCCACATCCCCCATAACTAAACTTAAAAAAGGTATCGAATATGAAATGCGGATCTCTCGATTTGGCATTTCTGTAATTTGGGGAGTTGTCATTGAAGAGTTGATTCAAAATGAGCTTTTTCGTGACAGACAAAGTCACGGGCCATTCTCACTTTGGGTTCATACACATAAATTTGAAGATCATGGGCATGGTACATTGCTTACGGAACTTATTGAGTATGATTTAGCTTTTGGCATACTTGGTAAATTGGCTGACGATTTATTTATTAAAAGAGAACTCCAAAAACTTTTTGAATCTCGGCATGCAAAAACATTAGAGCTTTTAACTCAAGTGAAAAATAAAAAAAATAAATAGATTATTTTTTCTTAGTTTTTCTTTTTCCATAAACCACAAGCTTTGATGTCATTCCCATTGCAGATTTAAACCCAGTGGCTTTTAAGAAAACTTCACTAGCTTTCACCGGAGCAATAACTCTCACTTCTTCAAGTTTTTGCCCAAAGAGTAGAAGTGCTAAAATGCGTAATATTCCACTAATGATGAAAACTATAATAAATGGATTCATGCTTTGTGGGTGCCACTGAAAAATCGCAGCCCCAATAAGACCGCCTAATAATCCAAAACTTGCGACTAAGATATTTAGATAACTTGTAATTTGTGTACGTTCATTGGGCTTAGTTGCGTCGAGTAAAAAAATGAAAGTTGATATTTCATATCCCGCCCAAACAAATCCTGTGAATGCTTGTGATAAGAATAAATAAATTGGTTTTTGAGTGATAAGCCATGGGATTAAGTTAAAAGCCATGAGTGTGCCGCAGATATTTAGAATTTTTCGTGCACCGAGTTTGTCACACATCTCACCCCAAAAGGGGAATGTGATAAATTTTGTAAGTGCAGTGGCGCTAATAATTGCTGTGTAAGTGAGGTAATCGATTTTATACTCACGAATCATGAGTGGCGTAAAATAAGCAGCTGACACAAACACTGCCAAATTAAGCATGCACATGTAGAGTATAAGCATTCCAAAATTTTGCTTTGGCAGATCTTTTAAAAATTTAAAAAAGCCTTGAGGGTGTGCTGCTGGTTCATGATGTGGAGGGTCATTCTTTTTTGTGAGATAAATTAAACTAATTATTCTTGAACCAAGGGCTAGAGCAAAAAGTATGGCAAAGCCTTCTAGCTCCTTTGATTGCTCTTTAAAATAACGAAGTATAAAGCCTGCAACCGTCATTGAACCAAAAGTGCCGATAGTGACGATTCGATTTCGTCTACCAAAGTAGAGACCACGTTGTTGTGGGGTGACTAAATCGCCCATCCAGCTGTTCCAAACGGGGCCGATAATGGCGTTGGAAGCGAAGTAAAGACATACAAGTAGAATGTAAATTTCTAGTCGTAAACTAGTAAAATAATAGGCTAAAAAGAGGGGTATAAGTGTTATGAGTTGAGTGAAAACGCCAAAACATACGATGTTTCTTCTAGACGCAATTCGTTTTTCAAGTGACACCGTAGCAAATTGAGAAATACCGGCTAAAAAGGGCGGAACACTCGTTAACAGGCCGATTTGGAAATTATTAGCCCCCAAAAAAAGTGCGTAGGCAGAAAAGTAAGTTTCGCTAAAACCCACCATACAACTGTAGAAAAACCCATCATAAATCGAATAGACTAAGCTTTTCACCCTAGCTTTATAGGAAGATTGATGACGCAAAAACTGACTCCAAAAAGTGTTCCGATTTATGGGGGAAAACCAATTCCTTATTCTCTAAAACCTGTGATTTTGACTAAGGAGGCCTCTTTATTTATTGAAACATCTTTAACTGAAATTCTCAAACAAGTTGAAGATTTTACGACTCAAGCTTTAAAAGATAAAAAAACTTTGGTGCAACTGGGTTTACCTGGCGACCTAGACCCTAGGCCAACTCCTTTAGGTCTTCACATACCTTTTGCGCGGTTTGATTTTTTATTTGATGGTACCAATCTTAATATCATTGAGCTCAATACCGACGGAACAAGCGGTTATAACACCACAGAATGGGTTGCAGAGGCTGCGGGCTTAAAACCTGAAGAAAACCCTAATCATGGATTGTCAGATAAACTTCTAGACGCACTTTTAGAGCATAAGCCTCAAGCAAAAGAAGTGGTTTTAGCAGATTTTCCACATCTTAATACTTCTTGGGAGCAAGATGATCTTATTGAGCGCTGGAAACAACGCATCTCTTGTCATCGTGCTGACCCCAAACTTAAAAGCTGGAAGAACAATGCGATTATTTATCGACGTGTCTTGAGCTGGCAATTAAGAAGCCAACCTGCAAGGGCAAAGGCGATGCTTGATGATTGGAAAGCTCAAAATGTAACTACACTTGGCGGGTGGTCTAGTGATGTGGGTATGAGTAAAGCTTGGCCAAGTTTTGTGAAACCAAAACATTGCCCTGAAACTCAGATTATCGATATGAACCTAGTTAAAAAAATGCAAAATGAAAAAGAAAAATGGGTTCTCAAAGGGGCTTTAAGCTTTTCTGGTCAGTCAGTTATTCGAGGTATCGATTTGCCAGATGACCGCTGGAAAAATTGTCTGCTTCAAGTACTCGCTGAAACCGAAGCTAAAAGACCCTGGATCGCACAACAAAGAATTAATCTACCATTGTATGAAGACAAACCCACTGAATACGGAATGTTTTTTCTAAACGGTAAGCCCAGTGGTTATATGTGCCGGTGGGGTCATTCAGAAGTTTTATCTGATACATCTACAGAAGTTTTTAGAGCGGTGAAGATTGTTTAAATTTTAGTAATTTCACCTGAGATAAGGTCAATATAGGAAAAGAACCCAGTTAGCCAATATTAGATTTATTCTCTTTAAGCCAAGCGATGATTTCATCAGATTCAAGCATGGGTTTGCCATCGACAACTAAGCAGGGTACTTGCTCATCATCATTAATGGCTAAAAGCCTGTCTCCTGCAGCTGGGTCTTCTAACGTATCATACATCGCGATCTTATCTTTGAGCCCTAATTCATTAATGGCCTTAATAACTCGTTTGCAATATGGACATGATTCGAAATGATAGAGTTCAAGTTTCATAGGCTTAATGTGTACATGTAACTTGCAGTTGGCAAGGAGAATATTATTGGTAGGCGATAAAAAAATTTAAGGAAGTGCTATAAAGTCTTGTAACGACTTTGCAATTAAAGTTGGGTTTTTTAGCATTTCAATCTCAATTGTTGATGTGGGTGTTACGCCATAGTCATGCCCCGGAAAAACTCGGGTGGTGGCTGGTAATTTTTTAAGTTTTTGCAGACTTAAAAATAAATCACTATCACTGCCTCCGGGCAAATCAGTTCTCCCACATTGCCCAACAAAAAGGGTATCACCACTTAAAAGTTGATCATCAATAAGATAACAACATCCACCTTCTGTATGCCCTGGTGTATGAAGGGCACGCACCAATATTTCACCAACTTGAAATTCTTCGTGATCTTTTAAAGGTTTATGAAGAGGAATTTGAGCACTTTGTAACCTTTGTTTTTCAAATTCATGGGCTACTACTTTGGCATTAGGAAGTATTTTTAGCATTTCAGGAAACCCTCCAGCGTGATCTGAGTGGCCGTGTGTAGCAATGAGATATTTGATTTCTGGAGGATGTTGCGGGTTAAAGCTATTCACCCATTTTATGACACGATCAAATTCAAACGCTGAATCAACAAGGGCCGCTGTATTTGTTTTAGAACAGTAAATGAGATAACAAAAGTTTTTCTCAGGCCCAATGAGTAATGAATGAATATTTGCGCGTAACATAAGTTTATTATCCTTCTAAATTTTCTAAAACAGTAAAAGCATTTCGCTTAAGATGTGGGGGTTTGGCTCGATTTAATGAAGTATTTTGGACATCTTTTTTTAAATCGCTATCCGTTGTTTTAAGTAATGATCTTAAATCAATTAATCCCGATTCTTTTTGCGGTGAAAGCTGTTGGGTTCTTCTTGATTTTTGATTCCACGGGCAGACATCTTGGCAAATATCACAGCCAAAAAAATTCGTACCAAAATTTTTTGACAATTCTTTTGGAGGTTCTTCGTTAACTTCAATTGTCCAATAACTAATGCATTTTTTGGCGTCAAGTTTGTGAGGAGCCACTAAAGCTTTTGTGGGGCAGGCATCTAAACATTTTGTGCAAGTTCCGCAATGATCCATCACTGGCTTATCTTGTGGCAATGAAAGGGTTGTGAGGATTTCACTTAAGAAAACAAAACTTCCAAATTCTTGATTGATGAGACATGTGTTTTTGCCTATCCAACCAAGCCCTGATCTTTGGGCAACGTCACGTTCAAGCACTGCTTTTGTATCAACGCAGCTTAAAAACCCATGAGTTGGATACATCATTTTTAGTTCACTTATTAATTTTTGATGCCTAGCCTCAATTTCAAAATGATAGTCAGTGCCTCGAGCGTAACGTGCGATCCAGCCTTTTTTATCTTTTTTAAACTCGTCTTTGAGATCAATACTCAGCGGTTCTTGAGTGTCATAGTTGAGAATAAATGAAATCCAAGATTTTGCATTATGAAGTAAAAGCTGTGGGTTTGATTTTCTCTCTTGATGCCTGGCCAAATAGCTCATTGACCCATGTTGCCCCTCAGCAATCCATTTTTCGTAATAATCCATCGTTGAAGGGCGTGTAGCTGACGTGAAGGCTACTTCATCAAAGTATTTACGACCCAGAATTTTGATCTGGTCAGCTGTAGAGATGGACATTTCATCAAGAGCATTCATAAAATAGTCTATAATATGGAAATCTTTAAAAAACACCCTCAATGGAATGATGTGAAAAAAATCTGTACCAAGCTGCATGGAAATGGCTATACGGCCTGGCTTGCAGGCGGATGTGTACGAGATGGGCTTTTAGGCATCATGCCCAAAGACTTTGATATCGCAACAAATGCTCGGCCTAAAAAAGTCGAAAGTTTCTTCAATAAGACAGTTGATGTTGGTAAAGCCTTTGGGGTGATTAGAGTCATTGAGGCTTCAGGAGATATTGAAGTCGCAACATTTAGAAAAGATGGTTCATATACCGACGGGCGGCGCCCTGATTCAGTTGAACTAGCGACACCTCAAGAAGATGCTAAACGTCGTGATTTTACTATAAACGCACTTTTTTACGATATTTTTGAAGGTGAAGTTCATGACTTTGTAAATGGAATGGTTGATCTAAAGTCACGAATCATTAGAACAGTTGGGTTACCTGAAGATCGTTTTTTAGAAGATAAATTAAGAATCATACGGGCAGTTCGTTTTGTGTCCCAGCTTGATTTTCAATTAGATAAGTCTACTTATGACGTCATCACAAAATTTTCACAAACTATAACAACAGTGAGTTGGGAACGCATAAGTGATGAATTAGAAAAGTTACTTTCCGGAATAAGACCAGATCGAGGCCTTGAGCTTTTACAAGATTCTGGTTTGTTAGACGTTATATTTCCTGAACTCATATATGACTCTAAGATCGTCGATTATTTGAAAAACACTACAGGTGATTCTGACCAAGTAATTCTAGGTTGGTTATTTTTATTCTCTTTGATTCAAAATGCTGATGATCATGCTAAAATATTTAAACGACTTAAATTTTCTAATGAAAAAGCACAAAGCATTGCGACAACTCTAGAAATTGCGACGAGTCTGCTTATTTTTGATCGATTAAATACACCAGATAAAAAGAAAACCGCTGCTGAAAATAGAACTGAAACTGCAATCAAGTTTTTAGATATTCAAAATAAGATTCAACCTGAAATACTTCAATACGTGAAAGCGAATCGTATACTTCCCAAACCTCTTATTGAGGCGGCTGATTTGATGTCTTTGGGCTTAAAACCAGGAAAAACCTTAGGTGAATCACTTCAAAAGGCATTTGATGCGCAACTTGAGAATGAGTTTACTCATAAAGGGGAGATCCTCACCTGGATAAAGCAGAATTTAATAGTTAAACCGCCTGATAATTGAGCATTCCTGAAATATTTTCTATTGCTGATTTGATATCGATCTCGCATACTTGATTTAATAAATTAAAGAGGAACTTGTGCATTATCAGACTAAAATATTTAGCCTAATTGCGTTATTAGCATTGAATATTTCATGCTTTCAAAGCCCTGTGCCCCAAGGTTTTAACGCGGGCAAAAAAACCGGTGATGTTTTTTTGATTATAAAACCCATTGCACCCTCTATAAATTGCGGATTTGTTTACTCAGGCAATAATAAAGATTTTGAAGTCTTATCCTATACCCTCTTGAAATTAAAAAAAGATGACCAAACAGGCGAGTATAACGCACTTGAAGAAGTTAGATTTAAGCGAATGCGCGTCGATGCAGTACGGGCTAAATTTAAAGCCAACAAAGAATTAAAAACTGATTACGTACTTTATGAAAAACAATTGTTTCTCGATATACTTCAAGAGAATGAAAAACTACTCACTGATATTCCACTTATCGAACCAAAAAATGAGTTTTCTTTACTGATTAAATATCATGGAAATTCACTAGAAAAGTGCCTGGAATAAAGTTTTGCTCAAAAAAGTGCTTCGAATAAAACTTCCCAAGTTTTGTGTCTCAAATAAAGTTTATGAAAAGCGTTTAATTTAAATACAAAATATTCTAATTATACAAATTTTCTTAATATAGACCTCTATCTAGCGCTGTTATCACATTGAATTTAATCTGAATTTAACTTTACAGACCATGGTCTTTTGGGCATGGCCATTGCTTTACTTTAAGAAAGGGGAAGTTCATTCAAACGGGGGTAATAATGAAGTATCTCGTATTCGTGGTAAGTGTTGGTTTCGCATTTGGTTGCAGTGATGCAAGACTTGCCAAACAAATTCAAGCCGCATCAGTTAAAAGTGAGGGCTATTTTTGTACTCAAGCGCCACAAATTAGTAATGGCATAACAAAATTCATGTTCGTCATTGATAAATCAGGTAGTAACGTGGACACAGACCCCGGCAATGCAAAACGCGCTGATAACATCGAACGTTTTTTTAACAGCCCCGCTAGTAGTCCGAGACGTGATAATCCTAATATTGCCTGGGGCTACATTGCCTTTGCTGGTAGTTCAGCCACTGCATTTATTAATGACGGCAATGATCAAAATCCTACATTTGTTGGAGTACCAAATAACATTGCGGCTATGAATAATGCTTTGGCACTTCAACGTGGCCCTGACAACGACCTAACACCTTATCGTGCTGCAATTGCATTAACTAAAAAAGCCATCATCAATGACCAAGCACTTCACCCAAATGAAACTCATAACTATGTTGTATTTTTCGTTTCTGACGGTCGACCAACTGATTATGGAGCTGAAGGCCCTGCAGGGGCTGATGCTTTTAGCGATGTTGATGATCTCGTGAATACGATTCCGGGAAAAATAACTTTCAGCACTGCCTATTATGGTGCTTTTGACCCGGCAACTGCCGATGGTTTAAAACAAATGGCAGAACATGGACACGGTAAATTCGTTGATACCAATGCAATGCCTGATTTTGAAATCGATGATTTGCTCAATAATGCAGGTGCGCACGCAGACACCTATCAGGTGAATAAGATTTTAGTCTACAATCTAAACAGTGCAGTTTGTTTAGATAAAAAAAGAATTTCACTTGATTCAGATGCCGATGGTTTATGTGATGATGACGAAACCTATACAACAAAAACAGATCCACAAAATCGCTTTTCAAAAGGTGACGGGTACGGAGATTATTTCCATTATATTTCCAAAGTAACTGGAGGGTCTTTACCTGTTTGTTATGATCGCACTGATGAAGACTTTGATCTTCTAACAGCATGTGAAGAGCTCTACATGTATAATGAGCATCCCACTGGAACAAAATTAAACCGAGCTGATGCGAAAAATCCTGATACTGATTTCGATTGGTTTATCGATGGTATTGAGTATCTTATGCTTAAAAATCGTTCATCAGCACTTGATATGTTTAATGTTTTTAAAAGCTATGATGGTGAACCCGTGAATGCGGGTGAGCAAATCACCCAACATCGTAATCCCTTATTTTATGATTACAATATGGCACCAACAGAGATGTACGACACACGTATTGAGTTTGATAAATATAATGATCAGGGTCAAAGTTGTTATCGATTTAAACAAGATAATCTTAAATTATTTCACACTAAGTCTGTTAGTGCACAAAACTCACTAGGGCCTTTGTATGCGCATAAAGAGTGGGATAATACAGTACTAATTTATTACATTCAAAGTCTTGAAAAAGACCCTACAGGTGCTGGTTATTATGCGTACAGCGTTCAAACTTTGAGTGGAAACCCTGGTACAATAAAACGATTGGGCCGTGACAGTGGGCTTCAAGTACGTGATGGTACTTTTACACTTTATCAAATACCGGAGCCAGCAAAGCCATGAAGACCAGCAAAACCATGAAGACCAGCAAAGCCATGAAGACCAGCAAAACCATGAAGACCAGCAAAACCATGAAGACCAGCAAAGCCATGAAGACCAGCAAAACCATGAAGACCAGCAAAGCCATGAAGACCAGCAAAACCATGAAGACCAGCAAAGCTATGAAGGTCAACAAAACATTTTTGTCTTACAATTCTGTTAAAAAAGCCCTCATATCAGGTGTTAGATTTCTCAAAACATTAGGAATGTCCCAGAGCAAGTTTATTGGCAAGACTGTGTTCGTGCTCTTGATCTTGTTTATTCTACCGTTGGAATCAGCTCATGCACAAACAAAGGCTCGACTTGATCTAGATGATATGATGATCAAAGGCGAGCTGCATAACGATGATCGCCTCATGATTCTTGCTCGTCAAAAAAATGAAATGAAAAATTTTATAAAATTTCGCACAAGTTTTCGAGAAGAAATGCTTCAAGAACTACCTGTACCTAAAGCCCGCCGTCGCTATTAGAGCCTGTCTAAACTTTAGACACCTGATTTTACTCTAAGCACAGAGATGTGGTGAGTGTAATTGTACTGCCTTATGCGTGGTCTAGATTTCGCAATTTGAATCTACAGAACATACTCAAACATACGAATGCCAGTACGCCTGAATTTGATTGAAGTGGGAGTTATATGAAAACCGATGTTGTTACTTTGATAGAACTACCAAAATTTAGAAAATATGCATGGTTAAGATCGGGTACCGCATTATTAAGGTCAGGCGTATTGTCAAAATCTCTGAGCACATTAAAAGTTTTCAGTATGTTTTGTGTTCTGACAATATCAGTCAATAGCCTGGCAATGAATGACGAAACCAAAACAATTGCAGATTTAGTAGATGATACTCCCACATACTCTATTGAACGCGTTCGGGCACTTATGAATTTGCGTACTACTTTAGCGTCAGAAGGTGTTGCTCCGAATAAAATCGCGGCATTTATAAAAGAAGTTGAAATTGGCCTTGATACAAAAAATACTTCTCCCAACATGAACAGCTCATTAAGACAAAACATCCCATTAGAAAAAATAGCAAATGCTCAAAAGTCATTAAATGGGGCAAGCTTTTATAAAAAATATATAAGCCGAGATCACACTTTGATGGGTAAAATGCAAGAACTTGTTAGACAAGCAAGAAGTTCCTCGATCAAACCTCTTGCCGCAGCAGCTGTTGCAACTGGCGTCATTGCTGGAGGCTTATACTATGTGAAAGATTATTTAACTCCCGAGGGGCGACGTTTAATTGCTGAAAAAAAGCGCCTTGAAGCAAAATTGAAATCAGAAGAACTTAATCGTAGAATGCCTGGAAATTTAGAAAAATTCAAAAATTCAGATGTTGCAAAATTGGCCAACGTGCTTCTTGCTACACAGGATTACGATTATTTCGTAAGCCAGTTCTTTTCAAGTCCAACATCTGTAGCAAAGATCAAACAAACTCTTTTCGACAAGTATCCCTATGACGACCTTTGTAATTTAGACGCTCGTTTTGTCATTGAAGATCTTTTTCTCTGGGATGCTGATCTAACAGTGAGTAACAGAATCACCGTTCAGCCAAACTCATTGGCAAGAAAACGTTATAAAGAATTAGCAGCTCAAAATTTTGTAATTAGTGAATGTAAATTGGCGAAAAATTATTTTATCAAGTCATCTGACACTACAACCGACATAATTACTGCCAAAACATCTGCTACTGGTACTGCCTCCAGCTCACGAGCAAATTAGAGAACACAGGGAATGGCAGAGAACACAGGGAACCTTCTGGGGTACAGCAAGCTCGCTGAATAACGCCAGAGTACGCCACGTTTAGTTTCCGGTTTCCCCCACAGCTTACGAGCAAATTGTGATACTGCAACGATTTGATTACCCTTCAATTACATGATTTCTATACTGCAACGATTTGATTACCCTTCAATTACATGATTTCTATACTGCAACGATTTGATTACCCTTCAATTACATGATTTCTACAATTCACATAATATGACATTGCCCCACTGTTTTTATTGATTTCCGTAAAAATTCTAATAGTATGCGAACAACTCGAAAGGGGTAATTCAGGGTCGTGTTATCCAAGGTTGATTAAAGGTCGTATAATTCATAGATCAAGATACATATTGTAAATATTTGAGGCGAAATAACAATTTATGAAGAAAATCTTGAAGCAACTCACATTTGAAAAAACTAAAACTTTTGCTGATTTTAATGACAGGGTAGAACATGGAGGGTCTACACGTATTGGCAAACGTAAACTTTATCGGCCGTTTAATTCAAAAAAAGCAATTCATCTTGTTTTAAGATCGACAAAGGCTCATGGTCAGTGGTCG contains:
- a CDS encoding squalene/phytoene synthase family protein, which translates into the protein MNSIDYKHSHQVCSKITQHYSKSFYYLFRFLPEAKRQALYATHAFTMITTHGMKNTHTPGQKQMHFKKCEDIIKRAYKHDRKYFNHAIEPALEQAISRYEIPEKFFNDFLTGVHLSEYFKQPLEEINLIEYCHYAKGCITQIYSMILAHDQVPLHEADSLGIALELSRIAAQINLDQKANKTYVPQTWLENGQVTSKTLDKVVQTAENFNAVAWRGINLLEKDGSQYAATVVSLTTARILRKIKNKGSAVLEKTQQLTFFEKMLILPKSLSCKP
- a CDS encoding DMT family transporter, with amino-acid sequence MPSKSTKVQYLSILGLFVATMAWGASFFLVKTATMQVGIWPFLWWRFLCSVILIAMMFPKRLLASKPPVMRAGAVVGGLLFGAIWTQTLGLQYTTAGRSGFITALYVPLTPLIAWIIWKQKITFKQTLVMIFALFGLYVLTQGENLVTGFFDWFNTINTGDAWTILTALICALHILAVEYYSRREADSINLGIWQFIWCAICAGGISLWSSHKTEDVWNILSWSQEPLLALFVTVVFSTCFGFTMQIICQKTIGSLKAALIFALEAPFAIMFAFLFIGEKMGTQEAVGALIVFLTSIIPESWLIKTHKSKEIIVHGPL
- a CDS encoding SRPBCC family protein yields the protein MAHFEFSSVLPFPRADVFEFSTDPENLSKIMVDFKIEATSPITKLKKGIEYEMRISRFGISVIWGVVIEELIQNELFRDRQSHGPFSLWVHTHKFEDHGHGTLLTELIEYDLAFGILGKLADDLFIKRELQKLFESRHAKTLELLTQVKNKKNK
- a CDS encoding MFS transporter: MKSLVYSIYDGFFYSCMVGFSETYFSAYALFLGANNFQIGLLTSVPPFLAGISQFATVSLEKRIASRRNIVCFGVFTQLITLIPLFLAYYFTSLRLEIYILLVCLYFASNAIIGPVWNSWMGDLVTPQQRGLYFGRRNRIVTIGTFGSMTVAGFILRYFKEQSKELEGFAILFALALGSRIISLIYLTKKNDPPHHEPAAHPQGFFKFLKDLPKQNFGMLILYMCMLNLAVFVSAAYFTPLMIREYKIDYLTYTAIISATALTKFITFPFWGEMCDKLGARKILNICGTLMAFNLIPWLITQKPIYLFLSQAFTGFVWAGYEISTFIFLLDATKPNERTQITSYLNILVASFGLLGGLIGAAIFQWHPQSMNPFIIVFIISGILRILALLLFGQKLEEVRVIAPVKASEVFLKATGFKSAMGMTSKLVVYGKRKTKKK
- the queG gene encoding tRNA epoxyqueuosine(34) reductase QueG, whose amino-acid sequence is MNALDEMSISTADQIKILGRKYFDEVAFTSATRPSTMDYYEKWIAEGQHGSMSYLARHQERKSNPQLLLHNAKSWISFILNYDTQEPLSIDLKDEFKKDKKGWIARYARGTDYHFEIEARHQKLISELKMMYPTHGFLSCVDTKAVLERDVAQRSGLGWIGKNTCLINQEFGSFVFLSEILTTLSLPQDKPVMDHCGTCTKCLDACPTKALVAPHKLDAKKCISYWTIEVNEEPPKELSKNFGTNFFGCDICQDVCPWNQKSRRTQQLSPQKESGLIDLRSLLKTTDSDLKKDVQNTSLNRAKPPHLKRNAFTVLENLEG
- a CDS encoding CCA tRNA nucleotidyltransferase; protein product: MEIFKKHPQWNDVKKICTKLHGNGYTAWLAGGCVRDGLLGIMPKDFDIATNARPKKVESFFNKTVDVGKAFGVIRVIEASGDIEVATFRKDGSYTDGRRPDSVELATPQEDAKRRDFTINALFYDIFEGEVHDFVNGMVDLKSRIIRTVGLPEDRFLEDKLRIIRAVRFVSQLDFQLDKSTYDVITKFSQTITTVSWERISDELEKLLSGIRPDRGLELLQDSGLLDVIFPELIYDSKIVDYLKNTTGDSDQVILGWLFLFSLIQNADDHAKIFKRLKFSNEKAQSIATTLEIATSLLIFDRLNTPDKKKTAAENRTETAIKFLDIQNKIQPEILQYVKANRILPKPLIEAADLMSLGLKPGKTLGESLQKAFDAQLENEFTHKGEILTWIKQNLIVKPPDN
- a CDS encoding glutathione S-transferase N-terminal domain-containing protein, which translates into the protein MKLELYHFESCPYCKRVIKAINELGLKDKIAMYDTLEDPAAGDRLLAINDDEQVPCLVVDGKPMLESDEIIAWLKENKSNIG
- a CDS encoding MBL fold metallo-hydrolase, whose product is MLRANIHSLLIGPEKNFCYLIYCSKTNTAALVDSAFEFDRVIKWVNSFNPQHPPEIKYLIATHGHSDHAGGFPEMLKILPNAKVVAHEFEKQRLQSAQIPLHKPLKDHEEFQVGEILVRALHTPGHTEGGCCYLIDDQLLSGDTLFVGQCGRTDLPGGSDSDLFLSLQKLKKLPATTRVFPGHDYGVTPTSTIEIEMLKNPTLIAKSLQDFIALP